Below is a window of Paramagnetospirillum magneticum AMB-1 DNA.
CCGGGCAGGGCCTTGTCGGCGCTCACCATCACGGTCTTGCTGGGTCCCCAAAGCGACATGAGCGTGTCTCCATAGCGAGTCGTCCCCTCCCATATGGGGAGGCGGTCTCAGCGTAGCGAGATGGCCGCCAGCGCCAAAGCGGCGACGATGGCCAGGGCGCCCAGGAAGATGTCGCGCTGGCGGCGGCGGGCCCGGTCCTTCTCCTCGATGCGGCGCTGCAGCCAGCGGGTGGTGACCTCGACGGCCGCCGCCCCCGGGAAGTCGCTGAACACTCCTTGAACCGCCGAGGGCTCGAACATGCCGTCGTTGAATTCGTGGATGGTGAACAGGCACCACTCGCCCTCGTATTCCACCTGGCAAATCCAGTCCTGCATCACCCAGCGGTCCAGCACCTTGCGGACGGGCTTTTCCGCCTCCTGGGGGTGGAAGGAGAACTGGAAGCCCTCGACGGAGGCGATGCGGGACTCTGCCATGACGAAACCTCAGTGAAATGGGCTAGTGCCGAAAATAACGGTGGCACTACCGGATGTAATAATTGTTTCACCCCGTCGGCACAAGCCCTTGCGTTATAGGATAGCCATGGACGGCATCGAAAACTCTCCTGTCAAAGGTTGGCGTGTTGTGCCGAAGCTGCCGGAAAGCGGCGAGCTTGATACGGCCATCGTCCAAGTTCCATTGTCCGCAATCAGACGAGGTGAGTCATGACCCACCAGGCAACGACGGTCCATGCCCTGAACCCGGCCACCGCTGACGGACTGGAGGTGCGTCTGGCGGAAAGCCGGGCGGAAGTCGCCGCCGCCCAGCGCATCCGCTACCGGGTGTTCTACGAGGAGATGGGGGCCAAGCCCACCCTCTCCATGCGGGCCCTGGAACTGGATTTCGACGATTACGACCGTCATTGCGATCATCTGCTGGTCCTGGCCGACGGCGAGGTGGTGGGAACCTATCGCCTGATCCGCCGCAAGGCCGCCGAGGCGGTGGGCCGGTTCTACTCGGCGGGCGAGTTCGACATCAGCCCGTTCCTGGCCGCCGATGGCGAGATCCTCGAACTGGGCCGCTCCTGCGTCGATGCCCGTTGGCGCCATCGCGGCACGCTCCAGGCCCTGTGGCAGGGGCTGGCCGCCTACATGGTCGAGAACGACATCCGCCTGCTGTTCGGTTGCGGCAGCCTGCCGGGCACCGATCCGGCGATCCTGGCGCCGCAACTGGCCTATCTGCGCGACAACCACATGGCGCCGCCGGCCCTGCGCGGCCGGGCGCTGGACAGTGCCGAGAAGGTGGACTTCTCCACCATCGACGTGGCCTGGGACGCCCGGCGCGTGCTGGCCTCGCTGCCCCCCCTGCTCAAGGGTTATCTGCGCCTGGGCGGGGTGATCGGCGATGGCGCGGTGATCGACCGGCCGTTCAACACCACCGACGTCCTGGTGGTGGTCAATGCCGCCGACATCGCCGGACGCTATGTGAAGCGCTTCAGCGCCTGATACCAGGGGGCCGCGCCGCTTATGCGGCGGAAGCCAAGCGACCCGGAGGGCGCGCCCGGCGCTTGAGGGGCTCCTTGATCGGTTCCGCTCAAGGAGCACTGGTCTGAGTCGGGTCATGGAAAGGGGGGCGCCCGTTCGGGGGCGTTTGCCCCCGATCCCCCAATCGGGAGGCGCGGCCTCCCGAGCCCTTCAGCTTTTTAACTCATTGAAATAAAAAAACTGGTGGTTCGGAGGCTGTGCCTCCGAACGGGTCAGGGCGGTAGCACTGCGCGCAAGCGGATTTTCCTCCGCCTGTCAGCGCCTGATGGCGCGGTGCAGCGCCGCCAGCAGGCGGGTGGGCTCCACCGGCTTGGCCACGTAGTCGTCCATGCCGGCGTCCAGGCAGAGGGCGGCATCGCCATCCATCACGTCGGCCGTCATGGCGATGATGGGGATTTTGGCCACCGGGCCGCTCATGGCCCGGATGCGCCGCGTCGCCTCCAGACCGTCGATGCCGGGCATGTGGACGTCCATCAGCACCAGGTCGAAATGATCGCGGGCCACTGCGGCGATGGCTTCGGCACCGTTGCGGGCCAGGGTGACCCTTTGGCCCCAGCGATCCAGCAATGTGGTGGTCAGCTTCTGGTTGACCGGGTTGTCCTCGGCCAGCAGAACCGCCATGGGCGGCAGGTCGGGGCCGGCATCCTCCGCCGCCCCTGAGTCCTGGTCGGGCAGGGCGGCGCTCAGCGGTAGGGTGAAATGGAAGGTGGTTCCTTCGCCGGGGATGCTGTCGAAGCCGATCTCGCCCCCCATCATCTCCACCAGCCTCTTACAGATGGACAGCCCCAGGCCGGTGCCGCCAAAGCGCCGGGTGATGGAGGAATCCGCCTGGACGAACTCGGAGAACAGGGCGGGGGCGGCGGCGGGTTCGATGCCGATGCCGGTATCGGCCACTTCGAAGCGCAGGCGGGAGGAGTCGGATTCCTCCGGCTCGACCGAGACGGCCACATCCCCCTTCTCGGTAAACTTGACGGCGTTGCCCATCAGATTGGTCAGCACCTGGCGCAGGCGGGTCGGGTCGCCCGCCTGATAGCGCGGCACGGTGTCGGCGATGCGCAGGCTCAGCGTCAGCCCCTTGTCGCGCGCCGCCCCCTTCAGCAACGCCACCATCTCCTCCAGCAGGCGATGCAGGTCGAATTTGGTGGCCTCCAGCTTCATCTGCCCGGCCTCCAGCTTGGAGAAGTCCAGGATGTCGTTGATGATGGCCAGCAGGGCGCGGGCCGAGGATTGGGCCGTCTCCAGGTGGTCGCGCTGATCTGGCGTCAGGGGCGAGCCGGTCAGCAGGTGCAGCATGCCCAGCACCCCGTTCATGGGCGTGCGGATCTCGTGGCTCATGGTGGCCAGGAAGTTGGCCTTGAGCCGGGCGGTCTCCTCCGCCTTGTCCTTGGCGTGGATCAGCATGCGCTCGGCACGCTTGCGGTCGGTGATGTCGGTGTAGGTGGTGACGAAGCCGCCACCGGGAAGCGGTGTGCCGCGCACTTCGACCACCGTGCCGTCGGGGCGTTCGCGCTCGAAGCAATGGGGGGCGAAATTGCGGGCCCGCTCCACCCGCTCGGCCACCAGGGCCTCCACGTCGCCGGGGCCGTACTCGCCCCGCATGGCGTTATAGCGCATGAAGTCGGCGAAGACCGTGCCCGGGTGAATCAGGCTGGGGGGGAAGTCCAGCATTTCCAGGAAGCGGTTGTTGCACAAGATCAGATTCAGGTCGCGGTCGAATACGGTAAAGCCTTGACCGAACTCTTCCACCGCCTCGATGAGGTGGCGCCACTTGAACTCCGCAGACCCTGCCCCGTGATGCATGCCCCGGTCCCCTCCGCTCGCGCAAATGTAGCATATGATAAATTCCGCCAGGGCGGAAGCGGCGTGCTCGCCGGTGGAAGGATCTATACCTTTGTAACCATTGCGAGATGTTGTTGTGCGATATACCGTTCTTCCCGTGCTGTTTTCACCAGAGGAAGAAGGGGGCGAGCATGGCCATCAAGCGCGCAATTTGCCTGGCGGGCGGCGGACCCGCCGTCGGATTGTCCATCGGGGCGCTGGAGCGCCTTCACCGTGAGCCCGACATCACGTTCGACGTCTGGAGCCTGGCCTGCATCGGCGCCTGGCTGGGCATCGTCTGGAATCAGGCCGAGAGGGGCAAGGAGGCCCAGACCTCCGAGGCGTTCTTCCGCGGCATCTTCCGGCCCGATGACGTCTACGACAAGTTTCCGGTGGCGGCGGCCTTCGCCCCCGATTTCGAGGCGGCGACCCAGAACACCCTGAATTTCGTGCTGGATTCCAACAGCTATCGCAATCTGGTGATCCCCGAGGCCATCAAGGAGGCGTCAGAGGAAATCGTCGCCTTCACCAAGGACCCCGGCAAGTGGTCCCAGGCCAATTTCAATGCCCTGATCCTCAATCAGGTGCTGGCGGTCAACCCGGTGTCCCGGTTCATGACCAGCCTGATGTACAAGAGCGCCACCAAGGGGCTGTCGCGGGTCTTCTACCCCGACAGCGCCTTCCTGCAGCAGATCGATTTCAAGGCGCTGTATCAGCCCGGCCGCCCGACGCTCTACCACAATTCCTACAACCTGACCGACCAGCGCCTGGAATTGTTCAGCAACAAGGATTCCAAGTATCAGCGAATCTCGGCCGAGACCCTGTGCGCCTGTTCGGCCCTGCCCTACATCGAGGAGCCGGTGACCATGAACGGCAAGGTGTATTGCGAGGGCGCCACCATCGATACCGTCAACTTCGAGGATCTCCTGACCAATCATCCCGATCTGGACGAGGTCTGGGTCAGCCGCATCCTCGACCGCAAGCAGATCCGCCGGCCCGAAAACCTGTATGACGCCCTGAACAACCTGGTGATGCTGTTCGCCTCGACCACCAGCGAGGACGACGTCAAGCTGTTCAAGTACCACCTGCGGGAGACCGGCTCCAAGGTGAAGGTCATCGAGATTCCGGTGGCCTCGAATATCAACTACGACTGGAGCTGGTCCAATCTCGACCGGTCCATCACCGACGGGCGACTGGCTGCGGAGTCTGTACTTAAGGCCTATCGTAGGGCGGCTCCGGCCAAGGCGGATCGGCCCAAGGCGGCTTCGGCCAAGGCCGCAGGCATGTCCGCGCCCATGGCCGACGCGGCGAGTGATACAGTGGACGCCTGACTAGCCGTAAGTCATGCCGCATAGATTCATTACAATTGAGTGTTTGAAAGGGCGCGGGAGGGCTGTTTAATTGTCGCGTCATCCGTATTGATGTAAATCCGGATGGCGGGGGCGAGGGGCTTCGGCGGGACCGGGGCGGGCGTGGCCTGCTGTCGGCCGCCGGTGGCGGAGGATGAGATGAGTTTTCTCGACGACATGAGGATTTGGGCCAAGATCGCCATTGTGCCGGTGGTGGCGACCATTGGACTTGTCATCATCGCCTGGGTCGGCATGCAGGGGCTGGCGGGGCAAAGCCGGACGCTGGATGAGATCGCCGAGGTCTCCTTCGCCAAGTCGGTGAAGATCGGTGACTTCACCGACGTTCTCCAGGATGCCCATTCCGACCTCTATCGCCTGCTGACCTGGAATGCCGCCGGCGTCGAGGCCGCCAAGGTGGACAAGATTGAAGGCGCCTTCGCCGATGGCCTGAAGAAGGCAAAGAAGCAACTGGGCGACTATCGTTCCGCCTTCGCGGTGACGGCCGAGGAAGATGCCCTTCTCAAGAAGATCGATGCCGGTCTCGGCGTCTATAAGAACGCCACCGATCAGGTGGTCGCCATGCAGAAGATGGACTTCACCGCCGCGGTGTCCTTCATGTGGACGGCCCAGGACAGCTATCAGGCCCTGATGGCCGAGACCCAGGCCATGGTCGCCCTGGAGGCCCGCATGGTCGAGGCCGCCCGCCAATCGGCCAGCCAGGATGCCGGCACCACCCGGGGGCTGTTCATCGGCATCACTCTCGGCGTCCTGGGCTTGCTGGCGCTCATTTCCTTTCTGCTGGTCCGGGCCATCGCCAGCGCGGTGGGCGGCATGACCGGCGCCATGGAACGTCTGGCCCAGGGCGATCTGGGCGTGGTGGTGCCGGCCATCGGCCGTCGGGACGAGATCGGCGCCATGGCGGCGGCCGTCCAGGTGTTCAAGGACAATGCCCAACGGGTGAAGAATCTCACTGACGAGCAGGAAGCCCTGCAGCGCCAGGCCGAGGCCGCCAAGCGCCAGGCCATGACCGATCTGGCCGGCGAGATCGAGACCACTGTGCGCGGCGCCGTCGAGAACGCCTCGCGGGCCGCCGATTCCATCCGGGGCGAGGCCGAGGTGCTGGCCGCCAATGCGGAAACCGCCATCAGCCAGACCGCCCAGGTGGCCGAATCCTCGGAATTGGCCAATGGCAATGTGGAAACCGTGGCCCAGGCGGCGTCGCGTCTGGTTGGCTCCATCAGCGAGATCAACCGGCAGGTCGAGGAATCGTCGCGGGTCGCCTCGGAAGCGGTGGCCGAGGCCGCCCGCACCGACGAGACCGTCAAGACCTTGACCGTCGCCTCGGGCAAGATCGGCGAGGTGGTCAACCTGATCAACGACATCGCGTCGCAGACCAATCTGCTGGCGCTGAACGCCACCATCGAGGCCGCCCGGGCCGGCGATGCCGGCAAGGGCTTCGCCGTGGTCGCCAACGAGGTCAAGAACCTGGCCAATCAGACGGCTCGGGCCACCGAGGAAATCACCGGCGAGATCACAGCCATGAAGGCGGCGACCGAAGAGGCCGTCCGGGCCATCGACGGTATCGTCGCCACCATCGGCCGGGTCAATGAGGCCCTGGCCGCCATCACCGGGGCGGTGGCCGAGCAGGGCCGCGCCACCAGCGAGATTTCGGATTCGGTCAGCCAGGCCGCCGATGGCACCCGCACGGTGTCGTCGGGCATCGGCGAGGTCCGACGGGTGGCCGATCAGGTGGGCAATGCCGCAGCCACCGTCCAGGTGACGACAGAAACCCTGGTGGGCGAGTTCGATCGCCTGCAAACCCAGGTGGACGGGCTGGTGGTCCGTCTGAAATCCGCATAACAATCAGGAGGGATGCCGTGAGGAATTTCGTGAAGATGGCGGTGTTGGCCGCTTTCGCCTCGGTTGGCCTGTCGGGCGCGGCGCGCGCCGCCGACGAGTGTACCGCCGCCCAGGGGCTGGTCGACAAGGCGATCACCCACTACAAGGCCGCCGGTCAGGCGAAGTCCTACGCGGACTTCATGGATAAGGGCAACAAGGACTGGGTCAACGGCGAACTCTACGTCATCGTCGCGACCATGGATGGCATTTTCAAGGCCCATGCTATCAATCCCAAGCTGATCGACAATCCGGACCTGCCCAAGCTCAAGGACGTCAACGGCGTGATGATCATTCAGGAAATGATCAAGGCCGGCAAGTCCGGCCCGGCGGGCGCCTGGGCAAAATACACCTGGACCCATCCGGAAACCAAGAAGCTGGCACCCAAGCAGACCTGGGTGAAGGCCAGCGGCGACTTGCTGTTCATGGCCGGATGCTATCCGGCATCCTGACCTCCGGCAGCGCCGACCATTTCATGCCGCCCGCCAATTTTGCGGGCGGCATTTGTATGTGTGGCGAAATATGGCGCCAATTGCCTCCGCGTCACTGTCGAGTCGGCTTTTGGGGTGTTTGCCACTTCGACTCGACTCAATGGAATCCCGAATCGGGCGGATCAGGAGCCGTGGGGGAAAGAATTCCACAGTGTCTTTCGTTGCAACATCCTTGTGTCTATGCTTAACCTATACGCGCTGAGCCAGGGGGAACCTCGGCCTTGGTCGTGCGCAGAACTGGGGGGTGCGCTCTGAATTATGGTGGCGGGGGGGAGAGTTTTGAAAATCACCCTGAATTGTTTAAGTGTTGAAGTGGCGATCGGTATGGGAGGTAGATTCCCATGAGGCCGTATATTGTTGCCATCTTCAATCAGAAGGGGGGGATTTCCAAGACCACCACCAGCACCAATCTAGCGGTATGCTTGGCGGCGTTCGGAAAATCCGTGGTGGTCATCGACCTGGACTCTCAGGGCGATTCCACCAAGAGCCTGGGCATTGATCCCAAGACCAAGCAGGGCATCTACGATCTCTTCACCAACGGCGCCGCCGTCGAGGACGTCATGGTCGACACCATGTTCGAAGGCGTCCGGGTGCTGCCGTCGACCTACAGCCTGGCGGGGATCGAGATCAAGCTGTCGGAGATGCAGAACTCCCAGCGCACCCTGTCCAATATCTTGTCGCACACCGCGCTGGATTGTGACTATGTGGTCATCGATTGCCCGCCGGCCCTGGGAATTTTGCCCATCAATGCCTTGGCATCGGCGCACGGTGTGATCATCCCGGTGACCGCCACGCCCTACGCCAATGACGGTCTGCTGCGCACGCTGCCCTCCATCAAGTATGTGCAGGAGGGGCTGAACAAGAACCTGCTGCTGCAGGGCGTGCTGTTCACCATCAATGACAAGAACAAAACCACCCGCAAGATCAACGAGTTGATCCGCTCTCGCCTGGGCGGGACCGTCTATAGGACGGAGATTCCGCGCGACACCACGGTGATCGAGGCCGCCACGGCGCGGCTGCCGGTCTGCGTGTTCGCGCCCAAGTCGCCGGCGGCGCAGGCCCATTTGGACTTCACCGAGGAATTCATCGGCCGCCATGTGGCCATCGCCGCCAAGAACAACGAAGCGGTCACGCCGCATTCCCCCCGCGATGAAGCGATCGGGCGCCTGACCCGCTGGCGCATGGGGTGCGCGGAAAGTGCGGTGGCCACCGATGACGCCCGCCTGCGCCAGAAGACTGACCAGTTGGACCGCATGCTGTACGGCGACCGGACGCGCATGGAACGTTGGCATCTGGAAGTGGTGCATTTCTTCATCGAGAACCGGTTGTTGCTGGCGGCGTTCCTGATGGTGGTCCTGCTGGGCGGCCTTACCCTGCTGGGCGTGGGAATCGAGGGCGCGCGCCGATTGGCCGGGCTGCTCGGTTTTGTCTGACGGATGATGCGATGATGGCCCCCAGTTCAGGCGATATTTCCGGTGTGGTGGTGTTCCGGTTGGCAGGGGGTGATTTCGGGCTGCCGGTGGAGACCGTGCGTGAAGTGGTGCCGGTTGCCTGGCTCGACCATCCCCCGCACCTGTCCGCCATGGTCGAGGGCGTGCTCAATCTTGGTGGGCAAGCCGTGCCGGTGCTGCGACTTGCTCGGCTGCTGGGGATCGAGGGGGGGCAATACGGTCTTGATGCCTCGATTCTGGTCATGCGCCCGCGCCAGGACGAAGGGATGCTGGGGCTGTTGGTCGAACACGTGGACGGTGTCCGGGATATGGGCGAGTTCAGCATCATGGGCCTTGCAGCCAGGCAGTCCTTCAACGATTGCCTGGTTGATGTTCTGGGACGGGACGGGCGGGTCGTGAATCTGCTGGCCTGGGATCGTATCCTGCTAGAGCAGGAGCGGTCGCGGCTGGCCGAGTTCCAGGTCCGCAGCCAGGCGCGGCTGGACGAATTGACGGCTTACGGACCATGACGGGGAGCCGGCTTTGAGTCTGCCCTCCTCCGGTGCGCCGCCAGCCGTCGCCGCCCTTCTGGACGACCCGGCCTATTCGGTCCTCAAGGCCCTGATCATCGATACCACGGGCATGGCGTTCTACCGCGACAAGGACAGCGACTTGGCGCGCATCCTGGCCGAGCGCATGGCCGAAATCGGCATCGGCGATTGCGCCGGCTATCTCGATCGCCTGCATTGCCTGGGGCAGGGCAAGGCGGAGATGGATGCGTTGATCGCCGAACTGACCATTGGCGAGACCTATTTTTTCCGACACAAGGAACAGTTCGACGCCCTGCGCGACCTGATCCTGCCCGAGGCGATCGAGCGCAATCGGACGGTCCGGCGCCTGCGCATCTGGAGCGCCGGCTGCGCGACAGGGCC
It encodes the following:
- a CDS encoding PAS-domain containing protein — protein: MHHGAGSAEFKWRHLIEAVEEFGQGFTVFDRDLNLILCNNRFLEMLDFPPSLIHPGTVFADFMRYNAMRGEYGPGDVEALVAERVERARNFAPHCFERERPDGTVVEVRGTPLPGGGFVTTYTDITDRKRAERMLIHAKDKAEETARLKANFLATMSHEIRTPMNGVLGMLHLLTGSPLTPDQRDHLETAQSSARALLAIINDILDFSKLEAGQMKLEATKFDLHRLLEEMVALLKGAARDKGLTLSLRIADTVPRYQAGDPTRLRQVLTNLMGNAVKFTEKGDVAVSVEPEESDSSRLRFEVADTGIGIEPAAAPALFSEFVQADSSITRRFGGTGLGLSICKRLVEMMGGEIGFDSIPGEGTTFHFTLPLSAALPDQDSGAAEDAGPDLPPMAVLLAEDNPVNQKLTTTLLDRWGQRVTLARNGAEAIAAVARDHFDLVLMDVHMPGIDGLEATRRIRAMSGPVAKIPIIAMTADVMDGDAALCLDAGMDDYVAKPVEPTRLLAALHRAIRR
- a CDS encoding methyl-accepting chemotaxis protein codes for the protein MSFLDDMRIWAKIAIVPVVATIGLVIIAWVGMQGLAGQSRTLDEIAEVSFAKSVKIGDFTDVLQDAHSDLYRLLTWNAAGVEAAKVDKIEGAFADGLKKAKKQLGDYRSAFAVTAEEDALLKKIDAGLGVYKNATDQVVAMQKMDFTAAVSFMWTAQDSYQALMAETQAMVALEARMVEAARQSASQDAGTTRGLFIGITLGVLGLLALISFLLVRAIASAVGGMTGAMERLAQGDLGVVVPAIGRRDEIGAMAAAVQVFKDNAQRVKNLTDEQEALQRQAEAAKRQAMTDLAGEIETTVRGAVENASRAADSIRGEAEVLAANAETAISQTAQVAESSELANGNVETVAQAASRLVGSISEINRQVEESSRVASEAVAEAARTDETVKTLTVASGKIGEVVNLINDIASQTNLLALNATIEAARAGDAGKGFAVVANEVKNLANQTARATEEITGEITAMKAATEEAVRAIDGIVATIGRVNEALAAITGAVAEQGRATSEISDSVSQAADGTRTVSSGIGEVRRVADQVGNAAATVQVTTETLVGEFDRLQTQVDGLVVRLKSA
- a CDS encoding ParA family protein produces the protein MRPYIVAIFNQKGGISKTTTSTNLAVCLAAFGKSVVVIDLDSQGDSTKSLGIDPKTKQGIYDLFTNGAAVEDVMVDTMFEGVRVLPSTYSLAGIEIKLSEMQNSQRTLSNILSHTALDCDYVVIDCPPALGILPINALASAHGVIIPVTATPYANDGLLRTLPSIKYVQEGLNKNLLLQGVLFTINDKNKTTRKINELIRSRLGGTVYRTEIPRDTTVIEAATARLPVCVFAPKSPAAQAHLDFTEEFIGRHVAIAAKNNEAVTPHSPRDEAIGRLTRWRMGCAESAVATDDARLRQKTDQLDRMLYGDRTRMERWHLEVVHFFIENRLLLAAFLMVVLLGGLTLLGVGIEGARRLAGLLGFV
- a CDS encoding patatin-like phospholipase family protein, yielding MAIKRAICLAGGGPAVGLSIGALERLHREPDITFDVWSLACIGAWLGIVWNQAERGKEAQTSEAFFRGIFRPDDVYDKFPVAAAFAPDFEAATQNTLNFVLDSNSYRNLVIPEAIKEASEEIVAFTKDPGKWSQANFNALILNQVLAVNPVSRFMTSLMYKSATKGLSRVFYPDSAFLQQIDFKALYQPGRPTLYHNSYNLTDQRLELFSNKDSKYQRISAETLCACSALPYIEEPVTMNGKVYCEGATIDTVNFEDLLTNHPDLDEVWVSRILDRKQIRRPENLYDALNNLVMLFASTTSEDDVKLFKYHLRETGSKVKVIEIPVASNINYDWSWSNLDRSITDGRLAAESVLKAYRRAAPAKADRPKAASAKAAGMSAPMADAASDTVDA
- a CDS encoding cache domain-containing protein; its protein translation is MRNFVKMAVLAAFASVGLSGAARAADECTAAQGLVDKAITHYKAAGQAKSYADFMDKGNKDWVNGELYVIVATMDGIFKAHAINPKLIDNPDLPKLKDVNGVMIIQEMIKAGKSGPAGAWAKYTWTHPETKKLAPKQTWVKASGDLLFMAGCYPAS
- a CDS encoding chemotaxis protein CheW, translating into MMAPSSGDISGVVVFRLAGGDFGLPVETVREVVPVAWLDHPPHLSAMVEGVLNLGGQAVPVLRLARLLGIEGGQYGLDASILVMRPRQDEGMLGLLVEHVDGVRDMGEFSIMGLAARQSFNDCLVDVLGRDGRVVNLLAWDRILLEQERSRLAEFQVRSQARLDELTAYGP
- a CDS encoding GNAT family N-acetyltransferase, whose amino-acid sequence is MTHQATTVHALNPATADGLEVRLAESRAEVAAAQRIRYRVFYEEMGAKPTLSMRALELDFDDYDRHCDHLLVLADGEVVGTYRLIRRKAAEAVGRFYSAGEFDISPFLAADGEILELGRSCVDARWRHRGTLQALWQGLAAYMVENDIRLLFGCGSLPGTDPAILAPQLAYLRDNHMAPPALRGRALDSAEKVDFSTIDVAWDARRVLASLPPLLKGYLRLGGVIGDGAVIDRPFNTTDVLVVVNAADIAGRYVKRFSA